A region of Streptomyces deccanensis DNA encodes the following proteins:
- a CDS encoding peptidoglycan DD-metalloendopeptidase family protein yields MIIFPVVMMVGVGDGGDAVAEGSGVGGGLNDGTVPAQYVPWVLKAGALCDVIKPAVIAAQIEAESGWNPNAKSPVGAEGLSQFMPTTWPSWGRDDDGNGRVSPYDPGDAIMAQGRYDCALAEDVEGYKKRGQASGETLDLTLAAYNAGPGAVEQYHGIPPYTETQNYVVRIKSLIPKYESVDDPPGEIPAGQRMAAPLRGKLLVTSPYGMRMHPIQHVYKLHTGIDFGAPAGTPFLAAMDGKVTFAGWSNGYGNRVVVSHGTINGKKVTTTYNHMSAFAVSVGQQVKVGQRVGAVGSTGFSTGPHAHFEVTENEKYVDPAPWLGLK; encoded by the coding sequence ATGATCATATTTCCCGTGGTCATGATGGTCGGGGTGGGCGACGGCGGGGATGCCGTCGCCGAGGGGAGCGGCGTGGGCGGCGGCCTCAACGACGGCACGGTGCCCGCCCAGTACGTCCCCTGGGTCCTCAAGGCCGGCGCCCTGTGTGACGTGATCAAGCCAGCTGTCATCGCGGCCCAGATCGAGGCCGAGTCGGGCTGGAACCCCAACGCCAAGTCACCGGTGGGCGCCGAGGGACTGTCCCAGTTCATGCCCACCACCTGGCCGAGCTGGGGCAGGGACGACGACGGCAACGGCCGCGTGTCGCCGTACGACCCGGGTGACGCCATCATGGCGCAGGGGCGCTACGACTGTGCCCTCGCCGAGGATGTCGAGGGGTACAAGAAACGCGGACAGGCATCCGGCGAGACCCTCGACCTGACACTCGCCGCGTACAACGCGGGCCCGGGTGCCGTCGAGCAATACCACGGCATACCGCCGTACACCGAGACGCAGAACTACGTCGTGCGCATCAAGTCGCTGATTCCGAAGTACGAGTCGGTCGACGATCCGCCGGGTGAGATCCCCGCCGGCCAGCGGATGGCGGCGCCGCTGCGCGGCAAGCTGCTGGTCACTTCCCCCTACGGCATGCGCATGCACCCGATCCAGCACGTCTACAAGCTGCACACGGGCATCGACTTCGGGGCGCCCGCGGGGACGCCCTTCCTGGCCGCCATGGACGGCAAGGTGACCTTCGCCGGCTGGTCCAACGGGTACGGCAACCGTGTGGTCGTCTCGCACGGCACGATCAACGGCAAGAAGGTGACCACGACCTACAACCACATGTCAGCCTTCGCCGTCTCCGTGGGACAGCAGGTCAAGGTCGGCCAGCGAGTCGGCGCGGTCGGCTCCACCGGCTTCTCGACCGGTCCGCACGCCCACTTCGAGGTCACGGAGAATGAGAAGTATGTGGATCCGGCTCCGTGGCTGGGGCTGAAGTAG